From the genome of Thermogutta terrifontis, one region includes:
- a CDS encoding FmdB family zinc ribbon protein: MPIYEYTCEKCGAHFELLIRNNEQPRCPQCGTTDVLKQLSKPAISISMGGSSAESTPPCGAPPGCCGGNCNLFDQN; the protein is encoded by the coding sequence ATGCCCATCTACGAGTACACCTGCGAGAAATGCGGCGCTCACTTCGAACTTCTCATTCGGAACAACGAACAGCCACGGTGTCCCCAGTGTGGCACCACGGATGTGCTGAAGCAATTGAGTAAACCTGCCATCTCAATCAGCATGGGCGGCTCTTCCGCTGAAAGCACTCCGCCGTGTGGCGCGCCGCCCGGCTGCTGCGGCGGAAATTGCAACCTCTTTGATCAGAATTAG